From a region of the Procambarus clarkii isolate CNS0578487 chromosome 18, FALCON_Pclarkii_2.0, whole genome shotgun sequence genome:
- the LOC123752907 gene encoding metabotropic glutamate receptor 4, whose protein sequence is MGHRERGSISNIDDGEYKCRDGSSPEVRNKVISGVVGAASSVTSIQVANLLRLFKIPQVSFFSTSPELSNKQRFEYFSRTIPSDHYQVKAMVEIVKLLGWSYISIIYEESNYGIKAYEELEGLLGTNNICIAVKEKLVKDSGVAEEVAYDLIVQRLLQKQRARGVIIFGSDQEVAGVMRAVRRNNATGNFTWIGSDGWSARSLVSSGNEPEVEGTLSVQPQANPVRGFDDYFLSLTVDSNTRNPWFVEYWEDHFRCRYPNSSRTPYNGGYSTLCTGKEELTSADTQFEAQLQFVSDAVMAFGYAFRDMHLDLCKGKPGLCPEMRPIQGEQLLAYLRKVVFIGLSGDRFKFDRQGDGPARYNIIHFKQTSAGRYDWVTVGQYVEGFLKLNMSALQFKWDSSVPPSSVCSLPCHTGQAKKYVEGESCCWHCFNCSTYQIVSPVDPTQCVTCDWGTLPSVDHLYCKPIPEVYIRPDSWWAIGAMLFSSVGVVMTGVVVWVFVCHNDTPVVRASGRELSYVLLSGVFLCYAVTFVFVLKPSAVVCGVQRFGLGFCFAVVYSALLTKTNRISRIFNAGKRTAKRPSFISPRSQLCICLCTVSVQVVVTGVWWVVSPPRAVHHYLLREDNFLVCAASINASYMIAFAYPIGLIVVCTIYAVLTRKIPEAFNESKYIGFTMYTTCIIWLAFVPIYFSTANNVELRITTTSVTISLSATVALVCLFTPKLYIILLHPERNVRQSMMPAAKCSALRNNLSSSSQRVDSGTQSEVIFPVDYELHEKLRHMGCVSHPRSSSATQTCPSTCLPDHRCGATLTLAPSAGTPASNGPLQDVPDVQL, encoded by the exons gtgagTTTCTTCTCTACCTCACCTGAGCTCAGCAACAAGCAGAGGTTCGAGTACTTCTCACGGACCATCCCGTCAGACCACTACCAAGTCAAGGCCATGGTGGAGATAGTCAAGCTCCTGGGCTGGTCGTACATCTCTATCATCTACGAGGAGTCCAACTACGGCATCAAG GCCTACGAGGAGCTGGAGGGTCTCCTCGGCACCAACAACATTTGTATCGCTGTCAAGGAGAAGTTGGTCAAGGACTCCGGGGTGGCTGAGGAGGTCGCTTATGATCTGATCGTCCAGCGTCTTCTGCAGAAACAGCGAGCGAGAG GTGTGATAATCTTCGGGTCAGACCAGGAGGTGGCCGGGGTAATGAGGGCCGTCAGGAGGAACAACGCCACAGGTAATTTCACCTGGATTGGCTCTGACGGCTGGTCGGCCCGTTCACTCGTCTCCTCAG GTAATGAACCGGAGGTGGAGGGGACACTGTCGGTACAGCCCCAGGCCAACCCGGTAAGGGGGTTCGATGACTACTTCCTGTCACTGACGGTCGACAGTAACACAAGAAATCCCTGGTTTGTCG AGTACTGGGAGGACCACTTCAGGTGCCGGTACCCCAACAGCTCCAGGACCCCCTACAATGGGGGGTACTCCACGCTGTGTACTGGCAAGGAGGAACTCACCAGTGCTGACACCCAGTTCGAAGCTCAGCTCCAGTTCGTGTCTGATGCTGTCATGGCTTTTGGCTACGCTTTCAG AGACATGCACCTGGACCTGTGTAAGGGCAAGCCAGGCCTATGCCCGGAGATGAGGCCTATACAGGGCGAACAGCTGTTAGCCTACCTCAGGAAGGTTGTCTTTATTG GCTTGAGCGGGGACCGGTTCAAGTTCGACCGACAGGGGGACGGGCCGGCCAGGTACAACATCATCCACTTCAAGCAGACCTCAGCTGGTCGCTATGACTGGGTGACGGTTGGGCAGTATGTGGAGGGGTTCCTCAAGCTTAATATGAGTG CTCTACAGTTCAAGTGGGACTCGTCTGTTCCACCGTCAAGTGTGTGTTCACTCCCCTGTCACACTGGCCAGGCCAAGAAGTATGTGGAAGGGGAGTCTTGCTGCTGGCACTGTTTCAACTGTTCCACCTACCAG ATAGTGAGTCCCGTTGACCCGACACAGTGCGTGACCTGTGACTGGGGGACGCTGCCCTCTGTTGATCACCTCTACTGCAAACCCATCCCTGAG GTGTACATCAGACCTGACTCCTGGTGGGCGATCGGGGCGATGCTCTTCTCCTCTGTGGGCGTGGTGATGACgggcgtggtggtgtgggtgttcgtCTGTCACAACGACACGCCCGTCGTCAGGGCCTCGGGGCGGGAGCTGTCGTACGTCCTCCTGTCCGGAGTCTTCCTCTGTTATGCTGTCACTTTTGTCTTCGTACTCAAG CCTTCAGCTGTGGTCTGCGGTGTTCAGAGGTTCGGCCTGGGCTTCTGCTTCGCCGTGGTGTACAGCGCCCTCCTCACCAAGACCAACCGGATATCCAGGATTTTCAACGCAGGGAAACGCACAGCCAAAAGACCTTCCTTCATATCGCCTCGCTCTCAGCTGTGTatctgtctgtgtactgtgtctgtgcag gtggtggtgacgggcgtgtggtgggtggtgagtccGCCCAGAGCGGTTCATCACTACCTCCTGAGGGAGGACAATTTCCTCGTCTGTGCCGCCTCCATCAATGCTTCCTACATGATCGCCTTCGCGTATCCTATTG GACTGATCGTAGTGTGTACCATCTACGCCGTCCTGACCCGCAAGATCCCGGAGGCCTTCAACGAGAGCAAGTACATCGGCTTCACCATGTACACGACGTGTATCATCTGGCTGGCCTTCGTCCCCATATACTTCTCCACCGCCAACAACGTCGAG CTGCGAATCACCACTACCTCCGTAACCATCTCGCTGTCAGCGACGGTGGCGCTAGTCTGTCTCTTCACGCCGAAGTTGTACATCATCCTCCTCCATCCAGAGAGGAACGTCCGACAGTCCATGATGCCCGCGGCTAAGTGTTCCGCTCTAAGGAATAATCTCTCGTCGTCGTCCCAGCGGGTCGACTCCGGCACCCAGAGTGAGG TCATCTTCCCCGTGGACTACGAGCTTCACGAGAAACTGCGACACATGGGATGCGTTAGTCACCCTCGATCATCGAGTGCCACTCAGACCTGTCCCTCCACCTGCCTGCCTGATCACCGGTGTGGTGCCACACTCACACTGGCACCTTCAGCTGGCACCCCTGCCTCTAATGGCCCTCTGCAGGATGTTCCTGATGTCCAGCTGTAA